GCCAATAATTAGCGGTGAATTATATGTAAAGATCCACCACTGTACTGCCAACAAAATAGAAGTgccccaaaagtaatgcctcctattttactgTGTTGGCCCACGATGTTGGAGGaagatgttggtggtacagcagtagaaccttcccaccaatattcctttttattttgttgccatgtgacagatggctgCAGAGGGGCAATCTAACAAAATTCCACTAACATGGAAGTGCTCATGTAGCACaggtgtgccactgaattcctgCATGTGGGAAAAACAgcatccactgacatttatcaatgcttgctgaacacttaAGAGATTAACAGTGGATCTGAGCATGGTGAGGGGTGGATGGTGTGCTTCAGCAATGGTGActgtgggtcacctctgctggtgaaGATTTTGTTGAGAGTGacatgcaggctcctgttcataGCCAGTGAAAACGCATAGCTAATTttggtgactgttgaaaaagtTTTGTGGCTGaaaatttgttctatcaaataatgttattgtgctctttgtatctgttgtagtgtCCATGgcaataaataggaggcattactgaATGATTTAGGATGCAAGACTCCATGCACAATCACATCCCAATGTGTGCTCCATTAAGAgaagtagagaaaaataaactctCTTCCAACACCAGAATGTACTTGAACTTCGCTCTGCCATAGCATATGCATACAAGGTAGTCCTCTAATCAAGGCAAATTGTGGCTCTTTAACTCCCTTCCTTGATTAGATCCTTGATTTGTCCTTAGGAACCCAAAAAGTGTCCTTTCACTACGATCAGCATCATGCATCAGCATGTTTCCTTTGATGGGAGAGGAACAGTGCTGAGCACTCCTGTAAAATCAGGCTTCTTTTCAGGCCTGAAATGAGTGTTTAGGAGTTTAATTTCCTAATTCCTAGCCATTTCCCAATCTCCCTCACTCTGTCTCCATCACTGATATTGTAGATTACTTTAGTCAGGTCAGCCATCAGCTAAGCCTCTTTTCCAAGGCAGCTGGAGAAGGTCTATAAAAGCATTGCAAACTGgcacacatgcaaaaaaaaaaaaaaaaaaaaaatcctaaaaaacAGCTTCCTTCAGTATCAAGtctgatcttctgtttttggacCTCTGTCAACAGCTTAAATAAGCGACTTGCAATTTTTTCAACAAATCAAATATGTAAACTGCCttctaacaaaacaaacatctcCTTTCTACTCAACGGGGGCATGATAAACAAtagtaatattaataataatattgttATTATATtgttaatattatatatataatttttatattatatataatatatacaatAGTAATATAAATAACAGCAATATACTTGAATAATATCTTAGTTTCcaatatgattttaaaaaaaagttaaagagCAAGGTTAAATACAGGAAATGTTTGCGTTCTAGAGGAAATGAGAGCAGAAAAGATGAGCCAAAATGTTTCAACTCTGTAATTTAAATTGAATTATGGGAATACAAAACAGTGGCTTCGGTAAAGAGCAGCGACTTAAATTTTTTGACACTAGCAGGAAAACACAAATTTGCTGAATTAAAGCAGATAAGGGGATGATTCATAGCTGTATCTTGGCATGAACACATGGAGATAGGCAGCTCTTCTGATTCAAACCTCCTGAGAATGGGGCTAGAGTTAACAGagcaatggaaaacacagcccaaccaaGAGCACCCAGTCTGATACAGCCAGAACTGAGGAGGTCCAGCACACTTCAGAATAAGTCCATTTGCCCTGAGTGGACCTCTTCCTTAATCAGTTTTATAATCAGTAACACAAAgggttgctgtttttctgttgctgcagctGCGCTGTGGCTCTAATTACCAAGAATGCCATGGTTGCCTGTTACTGAAGGACCTAAGGACTGAAAAAAGCTCCTGAGAAATTCACAGTGAGAGAAGGAAATACTAAGAGGGAGACAGGGAAACTTACTCAAAGCAgattaacttcattttcttttcacctgCTGCTTTAGATCCATTTAACTAGTTGGCTACCTCAAGATGAAATGATCTGGAAAACTGCATGAAATAGGCTTTCAGAATTTGTACTGGAACCTACTTCCCAGTAATTTGCGTGGATTTTTCAGCATCAAAAGATTTCTAAAAATTTATTTGGCCCTTAGAAGGTCCAGCTTCGGGGAATCCAAAGCTGAATACAGAAACCCCAGGTCACCACATTTGGCTGCCCCAAGGTACTCAGACCACTTTGTTCACAATTAAGCAGTGTACCACTGCTTGGCTTCTTCTGTATCAGCATTATCTCAGAGATCCATGTGCCATGTCACTCTAAAATTGGGCTGCATGCTGCTTAACCACTCAGATGCTCTCACTAATGTTATTCTTCTACCTTGTCTGCTAACTTACAGCAGGAGCATTTTCCCTaactttcaaagaaaatactttcaaagGTACCCAAGAAACCTTCAGTAAGAAAGCAGTTATTTCAGGAGATACTTGGAGACCTTTTCAAACTCATCATTGTTTGCTGCAATGCAGTACGGTTTACTGCTGTCACATTTAAAAGGAACAGTTTAGTTGCCCACGTAACTTGGTATGGAAAGCTGAGGGAGTCTGACAGCAGCATTTGGATTTGAGAATTTCTTTGAGATTATGCTCTGAGAAAAGCtataaaatacagaagcagaaaggaCATGATTTAGGCCATTAACTTATCCTGCCTGTACGTCTGATTTGCAAAATTTGACCTGTGTGCAAATGGACATTCAAATTAAGGAATGCATGAAATGTGCATTAGTTGACCTCTAGAACATGGACTTACACACAAACATCTCTACTCAACAAGATGCTGGAAATACACTCTCTGGAGACATGTATGACATGATAGTGTATGTTGTTCAGGTTGCAGAAGTAGCACAGAAAAACTAAAGCACTTTCaagcattttaaatgcataaGGCAATGCTAGgttttccctgttctttgcCCTAAAATTAATGACATTCATAACACCCTTACCTGCTGTTTTGCAACTTTTGGTGGAATGACAAATGCAGGCTGATACTGTAAGGTACAATGGTGAAAAAACCTATGGCTCTATTCATCATCCTGTAGAGGCCAGCAAAGCGAAACAAGCATTCCCAGTAAGTTATCTATCTCATGAGTCATTCACCTATTTGCACCTAACTAACCATGAAAAGTATTACTCAGAGGAAGGTCTTCTGGCACATTTCAGGAACAAAAAGCAGTTCTGGGCAAACAGTTGGCTCAGTCTCAGCTAACAGAGGGCCCACTGAATTGAATGCACATGTGCTTACTCTTCTCAAACATAGTCAGCCAAATTTACCATAGAAAACCGTGTGTTTGAGAGGTGGCTGTCAGCATGCAGTAGCTCTGGACTTAGGCAaagagatgtaaaaaaaaagctgtgcaGCAGTTGCTGTGTGTTATGTGAGGAAGGCTGATTAAGAGCTCTGCACTATGGTCCAAGGGGACCCAATTCTCTTCCTCTGGCAGTCAGCTGCGGGAAAGGAGCAAAGCCCTCCAGCCGTTATCGATTCATCTGTGGCTCCAGGGACAGCAAACCCTGGCAGCTGCTGAGCTAGAGAGCTCTGAGAATCTGTGCTGAGGACCATACTTGGCTTGTATGGATTAAAGTTGGTCTGTGACTAAGATGTGCTACATAGCAAGGACACTTAAGGCTCTCCTGTCCTTTAGGTTAGGATCATCAAATAATGAAGACTCTCCATCCTGACGTATACCAGAACTTATACACGCAAAGGGCcattctctgctttcttccccaGCACCTGGAGTTTTCTAGTTCTTGCTGTTTTACAGACAAATCATTTGTTTATAGGTGTTTTGGAGCTCACAATGTGTTCATGCTATGTAGATAGCAATAGGAGTAATGAGTATCTACTTGTGTATGCCCAGAATCATGCTCACGGCCTGTAAGACTGAACTTGAAAGGGCTTTGCCCACTTGTACACCATAGGATATGCCACTTAATTACAAAAATGAGAGTTATCATACCTGATTTGTCTGTGCAtgatggaaaaataatataatctTCCCCCAAAAAGTTTTAGTTAACATCTGTGAGGGTTTACAATTAACTAAGAAGTGAGAGGGCTGTGAACAGAGAACTTGCATACAGTCTTTTGCTAGACTTTTAAAGAAAACCCATCAGTGAGGGAATAGTGGgaataaaggaaacaaaacctaTATATGGGTTTAGTATGTGATTCTTTGAAACTGCTTTCGACAAAATGAAAGGCAGTTTTGAAAAGCccattttttaagattttaatgCTACATCAAACACGTCCTGTTGCATCTCATCACAAGTGAGGCAAGCTAAAGGGATGTGTCATGGGGACAGAGATGTCAGTTCAGAAATTGTGTACATTTGTTCACAGTCTCTAATCATGTAGCACTCTCTTTGTCATATGAACAAACATGAATAACAAGCTACCCTGTAATAATCTTAGGAGTGCCCACCTCCCCTTAAGTGCATGCAAGTTACAGAAATGAGCTCACTAATTGTTCACGTTGTTTTTAAGaatacatttttgttaattttgtcAACACGAAGATGGTTTCAAGATTATGCCAAATACAAGCCTGCAAATAGTAGTGAGCTCAAATAGATATGAGGCATCTGAGCTCCAGAATATTTTGAGGCTAAAGAAATGGAGAGAGTAGGTACAGTAACTGTTCCAAATCCTCTGTTCACTCTTTGGctggaaaaaatgaagtggGACCAAAATAATGTTATTTCTCTTCTCATCACCTAGCAACACTCTTCTTGCTATAGGAACGTAGCCAGTtatgtggaaaggaaaataaaagacagcAGAATGACTCTGTCTGTTCCAGACAGTCCAAAACATACTGTAAGGTGACAGACACTGTGCAACAGTGTGCAATTAGCCTAATGGCCGTTCACAGAGACTTGCAGTCTGTCATCTCTGCAGCCGTGCTGTGCAGAATTCCTCAAACTGAACTACCTTAATTCCTCATGACAGCTCTATAGCGATAAATCTTGTGCCTAAAAATAAACTAGGCATAATGTATCTTCCATGCCCTGCAAGTATGAATAATATTCAGAAGCCACTGAACTGTTATTCCTAGAGATTCATTCACATTGTTGTACAGGCTGCCAGAAGGAACGTTTACAAAGCAGGAACAAATCAGAGATCACTAGGTCCTCTTCCTGCTATCAGATTTTAGAAAGCCATTCCTGTgttacttgtttctttttttgaagacaggctgaaatagaaatatttcctttaagcTAATTTCAGCAGTAAGAAATgagcagcaaaaacaaacagccagCCACTTTAGCAATGATTCACTAAAATGCAACGTAGTCCTTTTGGGCTGTGATTTGTGACTGAACAAAAATAGCAATTAGGCTGCAGACATTTAATAAGTAGCTATCTTAGATGTAGACTTCTAACTTGCATTGCATGTCTGAATCTATCTTTAATTTCTCTATGGGATAGAAAGCCAAAGTTTTCATTGAAAACTGTTTAAACCAATTGTGTTAACAGGTATATTGCAACATTTCCTGCAAGTATTTCTCTGTCTACGTTATATATAATATGTAATGAGCCTCAAAACATCAAGCAGGATTCAATGAGACGTAGTAGTTTTTTTGAAGTATGAGAAGGGAGAgcataatattaaaaataagtagTGCCCAGAGGTATTAGCAGCGTGCAAGCTTCTTCAGGAAGTCCTCCTACCTTTTTAAGTAGGTTGTTACCTGACAAAATACAAAGCCCTTTGCCTACCACCTGTTTGACAGATGAATTCTTGTGTTCCCTTCcaataatattttattcaagTCAAAtctaagagatgaaaaaaattaaatgaaaggcAAATATCCAATGAATCAAAAGGAACCTTCTGGAATTTCTTTAGTCAGTCTGTATAATGCCATGCGACATACACGACTCCCTCTTTTTTATCATTACTAATTCTCATGGCCAGTGAATCATTACTGCTCCCAGCAACTCAATCGGTTTTATATTTATTCTAAATTTGGAAGCACTGCATCATTTGGACAGCACAATTACCTGACAGAAACTACAGACACATCAGCTTTATACCCTTCTAACAATGGGATTAGTTCTCAGACTAGCTGCTGTCCTGTGGTTAATGTGGGATGGGGGAGCTGAAAATCATAGGAATGCGTTACCTTGGAAGAACTCCGATTTCCTGCTTACAGAAGGTAAGCTCCTGTTTAGCCCCAAGATCCTATCCAAATGAAAGGCAAACACTTCACTCATGTCTAGGGGTCTTTTGATGATGCCACAGTGCCCCTGACTACAGGCAGTTCCTGTGGTGCCGGGGCCCCTCTCAAATACTACCAGGACAGCTTTATGAGAAGGTAGTTCTTGGATGCTCTCTATCCGAGAATCTGCCAACATACGCATGCTTAGAATGTCTTCTTTGCTCAGCCACGAGGGAGAGCTCTCACTGTAAATCCTGATGTTACTTTCTTCAGCCCTGAGGTTGTGCCTTAATCCTTCCAGAAATCCCCCCAGGTCTCTGATGTCCCCTCTCCCTGACTGCCATTTCTTTATGCTGGAGTATATCCAGTTGGTGTTTTTTCGCCTCCAGAGCTGTTGCTGCTCCTATTGCACCCACAGCGTGAATGTCCCTCCCCGGCTGCTGAAAAAAGATCTCCTTCTGGCCAGTGAAAGCGGCTTTTGGAAAGTGCTGCCCATAGGACAATGGGACTGCAtgtttcttcctgctctttggCTTCACTGTGCCTCGGATATTGGCAGGCTTGCTGCGCTTGGACCGCAGGGTGATATAAACCACGTTAGGTGGCACCAAGGTCCCATTGCCATCCAGATTGGGTTCCTGGAAGCTGGATGGTGACAGGGTGCTGTCCAGTGGGATGCCCGGAAAAGAAGCTTGCACTGCATCCTGGAGACTTCTGGAACTGATCGTTTCATATCCTCCTTTATGCTGGGGTAAAACGTGGCCCACCTGACTGACGAGGAATCCCAGGTAGATCACACACGCAGTGCCCAGCAGCAAattcctccttgtcctcagGCGCCTGCAAGTCCACAGCCTCAGCGTCCGTGGGGAGCACAGGCAACAAATAAAcaagttttttattttacctGGCTGATCAAAGAAGGTCATTTCTCTAGTGAATCTGCATGATGAAAACAGCATACAGTCTTCTGTACACTCCAGCCAGGATGATGATGCATGATTTCCcttctctgttttctatttctccttTCCCAAAAAGCTTCCTGCATGGGTGATGGACAGAGACTGTGGATATGCCTGGGAATGTGTTTAGTACTAAGGATGCTGACACTCCACGTCTGCAAGCTGTTGAATTCTTATCAGCCACCACAGGGCAAGTGATTGGTTTCAGAGAATGAATGGAGCCAGCTACGTAAGCAAAGTTTACTCACTTGTAGTCTAAAATATCTGAAGTTCTCCCTTgcaaactgcagaaagaaaatggttaATAGTACCATTTCATTACACACATTCAGCATCTGTGGTTCTATATTTAAAGAGACAGAAGTTCTAAATGAGATAATATGCATCTAGAAATGTTCCAGAATacatctttccttttctagttACAATGTAAGTTGAACACCAAAATCATGAAATACAAGCTCAAACTGTAATCTCAGCTAGCTGTCTTCCAGCATTAGAAGAAAAGCTTATCAAATCCAAATCGTTATCTTTTTCTTATAAGACAGAGTCTTTACTAAAGCTCATGTTATGGAAATGCTGTAAATTACACACTACTAACAAGCAGTAACTGTAGTAATTACATATGCATATACTCagtaatacaaaaataaagtagCAGTAACAAATTTCCCTAGTTTAATGTAAATGCAGTTCATATTACTCATAAACccagattaaaaatgaaagatactTAATTCTTTATACTCTTGTGAAGCCATAAAATAGAACCTAGCAAtagtttttcaaataaaatcacAGTGCCTTATATATActttcaaagaaacaaagagaataaGTGCATACAGTATGCTTATTGCTATAAAAAGTATAAAGCCTCTTACCTATTCAGCTTGACTCATCCTTTGTCCTGGTAAATTCCTTAggttaataaaaataacttagTAGAACTGACGTTCTCAAAGAATTCTAGcccatatttcagttttaagtaTAGTTCACATTTATGTACTTCATTACAAGCTAAATAGTGTTTGGAACCTAACCGTACTGAGAGGTTGTTTGCATACGAACTGCTATAAACTTACATGAACCTacacgttaaaaaaaaaaaaaaaaaaagccctcttctattttaaattctgtAATGAAAAGTTCTGTGAAGTAAGTGCCTTCCAAAAGTACATTCCATCCATTTCTAACTCCTGAGGGCCCTCTAGTGCACTGCACACAAATGAACAGAAGAAATTCCCATTTTTCCAGGGGTTTCTTTTTATAAGAAGGCCCtctgcattttgaaatgtttgagaATCATACGTTCTTGTGCGGAGAAACAAACAGTGgcttttaaaatgctattaATATGCTACTAAACAGGAGGGTTTTCTATTTGGGCTTTCCAAAATGAGGACAGCACAGTTATTGTACAGATGAGAGAGTCGAGGCAGTAAGAAGAGgttgtgcagagctgagcagtgagGCAATGGTGAAGCTATGACTTCTGACTCCTCGTCTGTTATAAGCACAAAGCAATAAAATGGATATATTTGCTGCAATTAAACTAATATGGACATTGCCTGTTCCACAATTAACACCTTATTGAGGATCAGATTGATTAAAGAATAGGCTTATGTTTCATATAGGTCTAATTTGAGTTACAAAACTTTGTgagtggatttttttcactGACCACCACTTTTCTTTACTTAATTCAAAAAGCTCCGGACAAATCTATCAATAATATCAGTGTAGATATGGCTAATCTTGCTTAAAATTGTTTACACTTTAAAAGGCACGATATGGACCTTCTCAAATCAGCCTTACATGTTGGAGGGTCCTGCTGAAAGATGGAATGGTCATTAAAGAGgtaccagctttgtgccctttTGACCAAGAGAGAACATAAATGGGTCCTATGAACAGCCTCCTGTTTTCCATCTAAGAAAGATACAAAGTGAGTGCTAAATATCAGCAAGTTATGTGGGTAAAATCAGGGCACAGAGCATACACATAAAGTCTTTTTGAAATGCTTAAGACAGGTTTCTCTCTTTAAAGATAAATAATGGGAAGTAAACAGACCACTTAAACAAACAGTTTAGAAGCAAACAAATCAGCATGAAGTTTGTAACCACTGTACTTCTTTCAACTATCTCagaatgttattattttttttcaccttcatTGCTAGTGGCACAGGCCAGGGAATGTATCACACTGCAACAGTATATCTGAATGTCCAGTTCCTGCATGCAGACTGTACAGTGACCTGTCCATGGCAATCAAGCAGTTGTGGAACACTGCCTGTTCCAGTTACTAATACTTTTCCTTTGGCAtggcatttcttttaaattttgtaaCCTATGCAATCTCCTTGCAGGAATTCTTTAAAGATTATCTGGTGGAAATTATATAGGGATACAggatatttctttccttcctgatTTCCTTTGTAGCCTAGAAGCTAAAATGTGCTGTACCCACTGATGTGCAGTGTTGAccactgaagttttttttttatgatttctgtGACTATGGCCAtagtattttcttaatttttcatgTTCAGGAAAgagaattctttctttcatgacATCTTGTTAAATTTATTGGAATGGACAGTTGCATGTGTTCGACTACATAGGATTCAATATCTTGTTAACTGCACAGATACTTGCatctaaatttcttttctggatCTTTAAAAGATAACACATTAAGacattgtttttttcagtgcttgtaTACAGCTCCATTGCCCTACTAGATTTCACAAAATAACCAACAAATGGCTATGGGCttgtttggaaaacaaacttttctttgtgtttcagaaaagaTAAAGACACGTTTGTTCTTTGGTAGAATTCTTCTTTCTTGTATAACTACTAACACAAAGATGCAGCAGGGCACAAAAGTGAGCTGAAAGGGTAATTTCTCTGTGTTCAAAAAGAATCTGGagtatttttttgaaagaatagACTGAACTATGAGTTGTCTCATCGAACACCGACCTCAATTGTTGCACTTTGCCTACCTATACTTAGCCTACAAGTCagtatttatttcttgctgCAAACTGTTTTTGTGGTATTGCCATCAGTGTCCATTAAAGTCAGCTTTTCTCATGTCACTTCTTTGTATGCCAATATTTCACAGCCAGTGTTATCTATTCCTAAGCCTAGCGGCACTGGAATACCAAAGCTAATATAGGATTAGATGGAATGGAAAAGGGCAGTGGATGGAACAGGGGAATTAGGAAGTAGTTTCTAGTTCTTTTCATTCCTAGACACAGTACAGCTGAattttttgaaacttttttgTCTTGTTATAACTGCTGAAACACAACACCATCAGTGTGTTCATTTGTAGAAGAAACCAGATCAGTTTGTGTTTGTCACAGGGGCAGATATTCACGTTGAAATGGCTGAGGAATGGTGCAGAGCTGGTTGTACGGGGCCTATGGgcctgcaggaagaaaaggaactgTCATTATTATAGTTAATGTAGACCTGATTTTACAAAGCATTGCTTGTGCTTGTGCTGGGCTTATGCTGTGTTTTTAAGGCTGTCAACGTGAACTGGCATCTGGGAACTGTACTTTGAGAGGACAGAGATGTTTGCTTCGTTACTAAACATGCTGACTAATAAGTCTATGCTTTAACTGCTGCGGGTCAAATCCTTACAGGGCAAACAGCGAGAAAGCTCCATGACATATGcgtgaaatatttcttttttacgACTTGGATTTGATTATTGAACAATGCCGCAGCTTATGGAGGCCGCTCGCCTGAACCCGGGTGCCTCATAGCCGGGGACAGAGGACAGAGGGCGNNNNNNNNNNNNNNNNNNNNNNNNNNNNNNNNNNNNNNNNNNNNNNNNNNNNNNNNNNNNNNNNNNNNNNNNNNNNNNNNNNNNNNNNNNNNNNNNNNNNNNNNNNNNNNNNNNNNNNNNNNNNNNNNNNNNNNNNNNNNNNNNNNNNNNNNNNNNNNNNNNNNNNNNNNNNNNNNNNNNNNNNNNNNNNNNNNNNNNNNNNNNNNNNNNNNNNNNNNNNNNNNNNNNNNNNNNNNNNNNNNNNNNNNNNNNNNNNNNNNNNNNNNNNNNNNNNNNNNNNNNNNNNNNNNNNNNNNNNNNNNNNNNNNNNNNNNNNNNNNNNNNNNNNNNNNNNNNNNNNNNNNNNNNNNNNNNNNNNNNNNNNNNNNNNNNNNNNNNNNNNNNNNNNNNNNNNNNNNNNNNNNNNNNNNNNNNNNNNNNNNNNNNNNNNNNNNNNNNNNNNNNNNNNNNNNNNNNNNNNNNNNNNNNNNNNNNNNNNNNNNNNNNNNNNNNNNNNNNNNNNNNNNNNNNNNNNNNNNNNNNNNNNNNNNNNNNNNNNNNNNNNNNNNNNNNNNNNNNNNNNNNNNNNNNNNNNNNNNNNNNNNNNNNNNNNNNNNNNNNNNNNNNNNNNNNNNNNNNNNNNNNNNNNNNNNNNNNNNNNNNNCTGCTGGGGCGGTTGCTGTCGGTTTGTCTACAAGCGGTGCCCGAGCGCTTGGCTTGCGGGAGCCCGGGGAACCGCTGCCGCGCTCTGCTCGCTCGTGTTCCGCCTAAGGGCGGCCTTGAGGCAATGGCAGCCTGCTACTAGGAGGGCAGAGTCTGACAATATAGTGAGCATGTTTTTCCCTGCTGCTTGCTTAGTGAAAGTGTTGCCTGACTTTGGAAAGCGTGGTCGTAGGGAAGAGCAGAAACACTCAGCTCATCAGGGAAGGgtttggagaatatggcctatgaggagagactgaaggaactggggctgttcagtctggggaagaggaggctgaggggagaccgtattgctctcttcaaatacctgaaaagtGACTGCAGCAAGAGCAGGCTTGGTCCCTTCTTACTGGTGACAAGATGAAgggaaatggcctcaggttgtgccagggtaagtttaggttggatatcaggaaaaccttccttacagaaagggttgttaagcactagAATAGGCTCCCCtgggagatggttgagtcaccatccctggatgtgtttaaaaaccatttggatgtggtgctcagggccaagATTTAGCAGGGAGTGGTTAgaattagggtagtatggtcaggttgtggttggactcgatcatctttaaggtctttttccaaactgagtgattctatgagcaGTGGGTCTGGTGTCACCTGAGCAAGCTGCTGTATCACCAAGGAGCCAACAGGAGCCTCCTAAAATGAGGATGAAAATATCCATTTTGAACGGGAAATGTGGCATAGGAAAAATGTGCAAATTAGCAGTGTTAAATACAGCTTCTAAACAAATTAAATGAGCACAAGCGGTTTCAGGTTGTGGCAGTACCATGGATCCA
Above is a window of Meleagris gallopavo isolate NT-WF06-2002-E0010 breed Aviagen turkey brand Nicholas breeding stock chromosome 4, Turkey_5.1, whole genome shotgun sequence DNA encoding:
- the GASK1B gene encoding LOW QUALITY PROTEIN: Golgi-associated kinase 1B (The sequence of the model RefSeq protein was modified relative to this genomic sequence to represent the inferred CDS: deleted 1 base in 1 codon), which translates into the protein MLFSSCRFTREMTFFDQPGKIKNLFICCLCSPRTLRLWTCRRLRTRRNLLLGTACVIYLGFLVSQVGHVLPQHKGGYETISSRSLQDAVQASFPGIPLDSTLSPSSFQEPNLDGNGTLVPPNVVYITLRSKRSKPANIRGTVKPKSRKKHAVPLSYGQHFPKAAFTGQKEIFFQQPGRDIHAVGAIGAATALEAKKHQLDILQHKEMAVRERGHQRPGGISGRIKAQPQAEESNIRIYSESSPSWLSKEDILSMRMLADSRIESIQELPSHKAVLVVFERGPGTTGTACSQGHCGIIKRPLDMSEVFAFHLDRILGLNRSLPSVSRKSEFFQAGQACPVILWDSSLSPTDNNTHSSVRLTWGKYQQLLKQKCWQNGKVPKDEWGCTEIHHHEWSKMAVFDFLLQIYNRLDRHCCGFKPLKEDSCVQQGLALRCSDQDAVDLTHIVQRRHDQRHLAFIDNKGFFDRSEDNLDFKILQGINEFPESAVSVLRSQRLREKLLQSLFLDKVYWESQGGRKGIEKLIDVIERRSKILLTYINAHGAKILPMNE